The Elaeis guineensis isolate ETL-2024a chromosome 3, EG11, whole genome shotgun sequence region ACTGATGTACTCGTTATAAGTCCCGGCTTTCACGTATATCACACTCCTTCCACGGCCGGCGGCGGCGGCCGGCGACACGAAGGCGATGGCCTCGTTGATCGTCTTGTGGGTCCCGCTGCCATCCTTGGCCACCACGGCGTCGGCTCGAATGTCCTTCGGGGAAGCCTGTAGAAGCCTCCGGTCCCCGGCCGACAACCACGCCGGAAATCCATCGGACAACAACTTCCGGCCGCCGGGATCCTTTCCTCCATCGAGCTTCTTGTGAAGCGCGAGTGAGTTGCTGATGAAGTGCGTCAAGCTCTCCACTTGTGCGCTCATGGCGTCCCCCCCGTCGGAGGCATCGATGGCGTCGAGGCTATCCTTGCACGTCGCCTGGTTCGTGAGGGCCGCGCTGAGCCACGTCTTGACGTCGTGAGGGCTGGAGCTTGTCTTCGGGTTGACGACGTCGTTGAGTTGATCCAAGCTGATGTCGAGGAGCTCGAGGCAGTCGTCCATGCCGGTAGGGCGGCGGGACCCAGGCTTCTGGTGCTTGAGAGTTAGGTTGTAGGCCATGGAGCGGACCGAGTGGGTCCGGGCCATGGCGAATTGGACGGAGATGTCGAAGAGCTTTTTTGGGGACTTAGTTGGTGCTCCGGCGACGGAGGCGAGGGCGGACTCGCATGCATTTGGGTAGAGGGTGGCAGCGCAAGCGGCGGCGACCGCGCTCGAGGTCTTGGTGGTGGTGGCAGCCCTCGAGACTGCATTGAAGGAATGGTGAGAGGAAGCTTCTGCTTGCTTTGTGATTGTTAGAAATAGTGCAGCAGATAGAATAAGCACCGTGGAGATAGCACAAGACCACATGATGAACCTTCTCTTTTGCTCCCTATTCTTGGAGCTCACTCTCAGCTCGTAAATGCTCATGCCTACGAGATAGCTAGGGTGCTTGATGAGTGTTGCGTGATGTTCCACAGACTTATATAGGGGGAAAGTTTCATGGATGAGGGGTTGTGTCAAGCTACATTTACTGGAGTCAAGCTCATGGGTCCTATTGAACGGATTAACGTGCAGTAGATATATCATATTGTTGGGTTTTTGATCTGATTGGGCTGGGCTGCCCAGGATGGACTAGCCCAattaagaactaaattcaaacaTTAGAAGAATTagttaaaagagaaaaaaaaatacaggatgGTTTTTCCACCTCCCTCTTTCATATTATTTGAATTCTTCTCCGAGATGATCAGACGTTGAAAAAGAAAATGACTCCGAAAAAAATTACTCTTTATTTGTTTTCATTTTATTCTTGCATGAAAGTATTAGAACGTTTGCTTACTTTGTTTATATGCTTTTTGCACGTATGACTTGAAGAGTCCTTTagaggtgaagagtccttcagaTTCAATCCATAGGTCTTaagtttttcaattttttacAGACTTTCTAAAGTAACTTCTAAAATCCGGATTTacattgaatttgatttaacaCATATAAAGTTAAGTGAGAAACGTCAAAGTAGAACCCCCAGTTTCCTATAAGTTGGTCAATGGATGCTCTTCAACGTCAAAGCCTGACTCATTTAGTGGCCTACTTATCTGATAATCATCACATATCATTCTCAAACCATAATTTAATTAGTTAATGTTTTAGAATATCTTCACTAGTTGGTTATCTAATATAATAACAATTATTATCAAGCCTAAAGTCTTGTATAGTTATGAAGATATACATCAATATTCTTGATACATgcgatttttttgttaaaaaaggcATTTCtacaaccaaaaaaaataaagagagaagaaaaaataaagtaaaaatattGGTTTATTCTTGTTCTTGCCCTCTATCCCTCAAATTTGATATCACAATAAATTAAGATTATGGAATAAACTAGAAATCTAAGCTGAAATGTAATTAGCAATTTCATTGGAGTGGTGGCCGGTGACTATATGCTTTAAGGGTCCTATATCTATGAAAACTTTCTATACCCATGCTTTTTGTATTGTTATTTAATTGGGCTTCTGATGATGTTAATAGCTCATCATTATTAACAACTAGACTGAATAGTCGAAAACCTAAGATATTCAACTTAAGAATGCAAATGCTGTAGCTATGATGTTAAACCATTGTGGTCCATTTTAACGATGTGTATGCATGCTTCGTTTTCACGAACCACGTTAAACTAATCGAAATTCTTGGTATTAAGATTAAAGTGCAGACAAATAGCGACGTCTTCCACTAGGTGGTATCCATGCTTGCACCCCTAATTATTGTttcaaattttcttttcttttctttttgatatgACCGTTTCAACCTTTCTTTTTCAGGAGCACAAACCACAATGTTAATTAATTGCAAATGGTTTTATCAATTGGCTGTAACTGTCTTTGTACATCAAATCTACGTTCAATAACACTCACACGAACTGATACATGTGtgttacagagagagagagagaagagagagagagagagagagagagagagagagcgagcatTCGGACCATTCCCCTAAAATGAGTTTTGAAGTGTCAGTTTGAGGTTATGATGTATAAATTCTTGTATATATACACAGACTCAAACGGAAACCAACAGGATCAATTATACTAATTCTCTATATCATTTTAGAAACCTATGTATACTCTTCGACCAAAAaagaaacctttttttttttttcgtgggCTTCTTCTCCGGATTACATGGTATAGATTTCTCACCTTACTTTCCCTCTACCATAGAGTTTCTGCTTATAGTTCACAgattcctcctcatccagctgtCCATACTTTATGTTCACCGTCTTTGCCCAGCTTTTGTTTCAAGTTCAACAGGCAGACActataccttttgtaatgatgtatgCTTACCTTTCTTTTGGCCTCTCATGTGTTTGTGTACTACAGGCACTTCTGTAACTAAACTGCACAGCAGTCTTTTGGGTCAATGAAATTTCATCTTTatccccccaaaaaaaagaaaccttTTTATGCTCCAATAATTCTCTTTTATGAGATGATTGGAGCATATTCCTGTACAAGATCGTAGGCTTATTATTTAACTAAGTTTTTGGATATCATCAGTTGATTTTGTAGCCTGTAAAGTGACATAATTTTCTGGTGCCATCTAAGTACACTTTTAATGAAATAATTCCACACTTAACCATCTATATCATACTTAATATTCTTGTCATCATTTACAAGGAAGATTTGGCATAGCTTTCGAATGGTTTTTTCTTAACCATAAATACATCAGCGATCTATATATTCCTCTCGTTAGTAAAACGCCTCGCCTCCCCGCTTCCGGACTGGCTTGGGATGTGTTGCTGGTGGAAAAAAAAACGTACTTGCATGACGTCCACCATTCTACTGTATATCGAAGCAATCCCCAATTGCCATGTAGGCCAAGTACTGCCATCAAGAACCAGATGGTTGATTGGCTAGGGCAGCAAATAGGTGTAGTAGTACTAAATTTAGCAAACATAGTCGCACATAATTGGATGCTTTAATTTATCTAATGAATCGAACTCTCTAACTTGAGATGAATTTGTAAATGACGTCAAGTTTTTCATTTTGCTCCACCCATTCAACAACCTCCTTAATTTAAGCCTTAATTAGAGAAAAAACCTGCTTGCAAGACTCCTTGCTTGTTGGCCTTTTATTGATCTTGGATTTAGCAAACAAGACCATCTCTAATTATCAATAATTGTTGTTCTTCATTCAGCACATAAAGCATATTATTTACTCCATTATCATGGGAAATAATTTGAAGGATTTATTTGGttgcaacaaaaagaaaaattttatgactaatttttaaataatttacaaGGTATAGtttgattatatatattatttggttGCACATTGAAGGTTTGCAAAGCTCTGAAattatgatattacaaatttctaccttgaatagaatttttttgagaaagaTTAATTGCAGCataatttaagaaaaataaagaaccagTACAAAGGCAGGAGAATCCAAAGATGTAGCTAAAGAATATTAAAAGAGGAATTACTACGATTTTGTAGGCCAACTTTTCCCCCTCTGCTAGCTTGTCGTCCATGCTTTCCATTCAGTTTTTAACAGCCGAGCACAACCTTAAATgaccaaaaataaaataaaaataaaaaaaaaaaataaaagaataaataaatcttaaaaataatttatacaaAACACTTCTTTCTTTCTGAAACATCTGATCAAAAAAAAGATCAACGACTGTTAACCAAAAATTTTGttcctattttttattttgatgaccatcaaatttttaatacctatacaaaaaaaaattattccaacAGCCTCTATTGCAATATAAAGGTTTCATCTAATAAACTTTTTACAATTCAAAATATAAAGTAATCATCGAACTTGCTATGAGATATTAGAACTGGAGGATTGTCATATGTATGTGCATAGACTAGAATAAGAACATTCAGATTTGGAGTCAAATCCAGTCAAAATCTCCACCATCCGATCCCCATAATTTGCATAGATCTCCATGCAGAAAAATAAAAGTTGACGGTCACTTTTTCATTCGTTTGAGgttcaaaatataaaaaaat contains the following coding sequences:
- the LOC105042060 gene encoding probable pectinesterase/pectinesterase inhibitor 35, translated to MSIYELRVSSKNREQKRRFIMWSCAISTVLILSAALFLTITKQAEASSHHSFNAVSRAATTTKTSSAVAAACAATLYPNACESALASVAGAPTKSPKKLFDISVQFAMARTHSVRSMAYNLTLKHQKPGSRRPTGMDDCLELLDISLDQLNDVVNPKTSSSPHDVKTWLSAALTNQATCKDSLDAIDASDGGDAMSAQVESLTHFISNSLALHKKLDGGKDPGGRKLLSDGFPAWLSAGDRRLLQASPKDIRADAVVAKDGSGTHKTINEAIAFVSPAAAAGRGRSVIYVKAGTYNEYISIPSKRKNVMLMGDGKGKSVIVGSRNAANGYTTYGTATVAAMGAGFIAKGLTIINNSGPSKNQAVALRVGADKSVIYQCSIQGYQDTLYTHSNRQFYSEDDIYGTVDFIFGNSAVVFQNCFIQPRKPGGGQRNSVTAQGRLDPNQNTGISIHKCRIVGASDLGSTPTYLGRPWYKYSRTVVMETYMDGSIYPAGWEPWSGSFALSTLYYGEYANTGPGSSTSGRVHWPGVHSSLSMAEASKFTVAEFIFGNSWLPGTGVSYTAGL